The following proteins are co-located in the Manihot esculenta cultivar AM560-2 chromosome 9, M.esculenta_v8, whole genome shotgun sequence genome:
- the LOC110623410 gene encoding F-box/kelch-repeat protein At5g60570, whose translation MVFRDTIKEPKVKVEGAGCDLPLAVSLQSRVASQLPAYLEEGLGFSQKNLHSLASFLLSRKVNPKDVDKMLLERQMLGFDLERILLKRMRSSVLGRTGENHDGQASDDSLLPGLHEDTALDILAWSCRSYYPNLACVNKKFKALIGSGYLYRLRRQLGVMEHWVYLACILMPWEAFDPVRQRWMRLPRMPCDECFTYADKESLAVGTELLVFGRELSGFAIWMYSLLSHEWSRCPPMNLPRCLFGSSSLGEIAIIAGGSDKNGRILRSAELYNSELGVWQNLPDMNLPRKLCSGLFMDGKFYVIGGMSSQTECLSCGEEYNLETRIWRRIENMYPVSSVGHPAMRSPPLVAVVNNQLYSADQATNQVKKYDKTNNSWSVVKQLPVRADSSHGWGLAFKACGSSLLVIGGHRGPEGEVIVLHSWDPQDRSMAGPEWNVLAVKERAGAFVYNCAVMGC comes from the coding sequence ATGGTGTTCAGAGACACGATTAAGGAACCCAAAGTGAAAGTGGAAGGGGCTGGTTGTGATTTACCATTGGCTGTTAGTTTGCAGAGTCGTGTTGCATCTCAGCTCCCTGCCTACTTGGAGGAAGGCTTGGGATTTTCCCAGAAAAATTTGCACTCATTGGCTTCCTTTCTCTTATCAAGAAAGGTTAATCCCAAAGATGTTGATAAAATGTTGCTTGAAAGACAAATGCTTGGTTTTGATTTGGAGCGGATATTGTTAAAGAGAATGAGATCTTCAGTCTTGGGAAGAACTGGAGAGAATCATGATGGTCAAGCGTCAGATGATAGTCTCTTGCCTGGTCTTCATGAAGACACAGCATTAGATATCTTGGCCTGGAGCTGCAGATCATATTATCCAAATCTGGCTTGCgtgaataaaaaattcaaagcaCTTATTGGGAGTGGATATTTATATAGATTGAGACGGCAGCTTGGGGTCATGGAACACTGGGTTTATTTAGCCTGTATTTTAATGCCCTGGGAAGCCTTTGATCCTGTGAGGCAAAGATGGATGCGATTACCTaggatgccatgtgatgaatgtTTTACTTATGCAGACAAGGAGTCTCTCGCAGTAGGAACTGAACTGCTTGTTTTTGGTCGCGAGCTGTCAGGATTTGCTATCTGGATGTACAGCTTACTGTCTCATGAATGGTCTAGATGTCCTCCTATGAACTTACCTCGTTGTCTGTTTGGTTCAAGTAGCCTTGGAGAAATTGCCATTATTGCTGGGGGAAGTGACAAGAATGGACGCATTCTGAGATCTGCAGAGCTTTACAATTCTGAACTAGGTGTATGGCAGAATTTGCCAGATATGAATTTGCCACGTAAGTTATGTTCAGGCTTATTTATGGATGGGAAATTTTATGTCATTGGGGGTATGTCAAGCCAAACAGAATGCTTGAGTTGTGGTGAGGAGTATAACCTCGAGACAAGAATATGGAGGAGGATAGAGAACATGTACCCTGTTTCCAGTGTTGGTCATCCTGCCATGCGTTCTCCGCCTCTAGTCGCTGTTGTAAATAATCaactgtactctgctgatcaaGCAACAAATCAGGTCAAGAAATATGACAAGACTAATAATTCATGGAGTGTTGTTAAGCAGTTGCCAGTGAGGGCCGACTCTTCTCATGGTTGGGGATTAGCATTTAAAGCATGTGGTAGCAGCTTATTAGTGATTGGAGGGCATAGAGGTCCTGAAGGTGAAGTTATTGTGCTGCATTCTTGGGATCCGCAGGATAGAAGTATGGCTGGGCCCGAGTGGAATGTTCTTGCTGTCAAGGAGCGAGCAGGTGCTTTTGTATACAACTGTGCAGTAATGGGATGCTAA
- the LOC110622185 gene encoding growth-regulating factor 4 isoform X2, which translates to MNSGGVGGGGGGGGGGGGGGGVGGVTGGMGTGMLAMRSPFTVSQWQELEHQALIFKYMMAGLPVPPDLVLPIQKSFESISHRFFHHPTVGYCSFYGKKVDPEPGRCRRTDGKKWRCSKDAYPDSKYCERHMHRGRNRSRKPVESQNITQSSSAVTSLTVTGSSSGTGSFQNLPLHAFGNLQGTGSGTNQSHYNLDSIPYGIPSKDYRCGQGIKPEAGEHSFFSGASGSNRGLQIDSQLDSAWSWRQSRVSSFPTSKSIDNSMLQNDYPQHSFFTGEFTTGEPVKQGGQSLRPFFDEWPKTRDSWSGLEDDRSNPASFSTTRLSISTPMASSDLSTPSSHSPHDN; encoded by the exons ATGAATAGTGGTGGtgtaggaggtggaggtggaggtgggggtgggGGTGGGGGTGGAGGTGGGGTAGGGGGAGTCACTGGAGGGATGGGGACAGGGATGCTGGCAATGAGGTCTCCGTTTACAGTGTCTCAATGGCAAGAACTGGAACATCAAGCTTTGATTTTTAAGTACATGATGGCAGGTTTGCCTGTGCCACCTGATCTTGTGCTACCTATTCAGAAGAGCTTTGAGTCCATTTCTCATAGATTCTTCCACCATCCCACCG TGGGTTATTGCTCCTTCTATGGGAAAAAGGTTGACCCTGAGCCAGGGCGATGCAGGAGAACCGATGGCAAGAAATGGAGGTGCTCCAAAGATGCATACCCTGACTCCAAGTATTGTGAGCGCCACATGCACCGTGGCCGCAACCGTTCAAGAAAGCCTGTGGAATCACAAAACATAACACAGTCATCATCCGCTGTGACATCACTGACTGTTACTGGGAGCAGCAGTGGGACTGGAAGCTTCCAGAACCTTCCCTTGCACGCCTTTGGTAATCTCCAGGGCACTGGTTCTGGAACTAACCAATCCCATTATAATTTGGACTCCATTCCCTATGGAATCCCTAGCAAGGATTACAG GTGTGGTCAAGGTATTAAGCCTGAGGCTGGTGAGCATAGTTTCTTCTCTGGAGCTTCAGGGAGCAACAGGGGTCTCCAGATAGACTCACAGCTTGATAGTGCATGGTCATGGAGGCAATCCAGAGTTTCATCATTTCCCACATCAAAGTCTATTGATAATTCAATGTTGCAGAATGATTATCCCCAGCATTCATTTTTCACTGGCGAATTCACAACCGGGGAACCTGTGAAGCAAGGTGGCCAGTCTCTTAGACCCTTCTTTGATGAGTGGCCTAAAACAAGGGATTCTTGGTCTGGCCTTGAAGATGATAGATCCAATCCAGCCTCATTCTCCACAACCCGGCTTTCAATATCCACCCCCATGGCTTCGTCGGACTTGTCCACACCGAGTTCTCATTCGCCACACG ATAACTGA
- the LOC110622185 gene encoding growth-regulating factor 4 isoform X1, with translation MNSGGVGGGGGGGGGGGGGGGVGGVTGGMGTGMLAMRSPFTVSQWQELEHQALIFKYMMAGLPVPPDLVLPIQKSFESISHRFFHHPTVSHFQHNFAVGYCSFYGKKVDPEPGRCRRTDGKKWRCSKDAYPDSKYCERHMHRGRNRSRKPVESQNITQSSSAVTSLTVTGSSSGTGSFQNLPLHAFGNLQGTGSGTNQSHYNLDSIPYGIPSKDYRCGQGIKPEAGEHSFFSGASGSNRGLQIDSQLDSAWSWRQSRVSSFPTSKSIDNSMLQNDYPQHSFFTGEFTTGEPVKQGGQSLRPFFDEWPKTRDSWSGLEDDRSNPASFSTTRLSISTPMASSDLSTPSSHSPHDN, from the exons ATGAATAGTGGTGGtgtaggaggtggaggtggaggtgggggtgggGGTGGGGGTGGAGGTGGGGTAGGGGGAGTCACTGGAGGGATGGGGACAGGGATGCTGGCAATGAGGTCTCCGTTTACAGTGTCTCAATGGCAAGAACTGGAACATCAAGCTTTGATTTTTAAGTACATGATGGCAGGTTTGCCTGTGCCACCTGATCTTGTGCTACCTATTCAGAAGAGCTTTGAGTCCATTTCTCATAGATTCTTCCACCATCCCACCG TATCACATTTCCAGCATAATTTTGCAGTGGGTTATTGCTCCTTCTATGGGAAAAAGGTTGACCCTGAGCCAGGGCGATGCAGGAGAACCGATGGCAAGAAATGGAGGTGCTCCAAAGATGCATACCCTGACTCCAAGTATTGTGAGCGCCACATGCACCGTGGCCGCAACCGTTCAAGAAAGCCTGTGGAATCACAAAACATAACACAGTCATCATCCGCTGTGACATCACTGACTGTTACTGGGAGCAGCAGTGGGACTGGAAGCTTCCAGAACCTTCCCTTGCACGCCTTTGGTAATCTCCAGGGCACTGGTTCTGGAACTAACCAATCCCATTATAATTTGGACTCCATTCCCTATGGAATCCCTAGCAAGGATTACAG GTGTGGTCAAGGTATTAAGCCTGAGGCTGGTGAGCATAGTTTCTTCTCTGGAGCTTCAGGGAGCAACAGGGGTCTCCAGATAGACTCACAGCTTGATAGTGCATGGTCATGGAGGCAATCCAGAGTTTCATCATTTCCCACATCAAAGTCTATTGATAATTCAATGTTGCAGAATGATTATCCCCAGCATTCATTTTTCACTGGCGAATTCACAACCGGGGAACCTGTGAAGCAAGGTGGCCAGTCTCTTAGACCCTTCTTTGATGAGTGGCCTAAAACAAGGGATTCTTGGTCTGGCCTTGAAGATGATAGATCCAATCCAGCCTCATTCTCCACAACCCGGCTTTCAATATCCACCCCCATGGCTTCGTCGGACTTGTCCACACCGAGTTCTCATTCGCCACACG ATAACTGA